One Lytechinus pictus isolate F3 Inbred chromosome 12, Lp3.0, whole genome shotgun sequence genomic region harbors:
- the LOC129273320 gene encoding pyridoxal phosphate homeostasis protein-like — protein MQRIIMTAENSVAKALRSVGERIQAASMQRTSTIPSVEPRLVAVSKTKPVSMILEAYQTGQRNFGENYVQELVDKSHDATIREQCTDIRWHYIGHLQSNKVKKLLSSPNLYMVETVDSRKLASELEKHWSKETDRGTLRVFVQVNTSGEANKSGVSPEDCSGVVRHLFDNCSSLEFAGLMTIGSFDHSLDNGPNPDFQCLIRCREEVCKECSLDIDKVELSMGMSHDFEHAISVGSTNVRVGSTIFGAREKAKSKSEPPVKNKDEPA, from the exons ATGCAAAGGATCATAATGACTGCTGAAAATAGTGTGGCCAAGGCACTGCGATCTGTAGGTGAACGGATTCAAGCAGCCTCTATGCAAAGAACCTCG ACAATACCCAGTGTGGAACCAAGACTAGTCGCAGTGAGTAAAACCAAACCAGTATCTATGATCCTTGAGGCTTATCAGACGGGACAGCGCAACTTTGGTGAAAACTAT GTACAAGAGCTTGTTGACAAATCTCATGATGCCACAATCAGAGAACAGTGTACAGATATCAGGTGGCATTATATTGGTCATCTCCAGAGTAATAAGGTCAAGAAACTTCTCA GTTCTCCTAATCTGTACATGGTGGAGACTGTTGATTCCAGGAAGTTAGCATCAGAGCTTGAGAAACATTGGAGcaaagagacagacagaggaACTCTCAGGGTCTTTGTGCAAGTCAACACAAGCGGAGAAGCAA ATAAGAGTGGTGTGTCCCCTGAGGATTGTAGTGGAGTAGTAAGACATCTCTTTGATAACTGTTCTAGCTTAGAGTTTGCTGGTCTCATGACAATTGGATCATTTGATCACAGCCTTGACAATGGTCCTAATCCTGATTTTCAG TGTCTGATCAGATGTAGAGAAGAGGTATGCAAGGAATGCAGTCTGGACATTGACAAGGTAGAGCTTAGTATGGGGATGTCACATGACTTTGAACATGCA ATATCTGTAGGTAGTACAAACGTCAGGGTCGGAAGTACTATATTTGGAGCTAGAGAGAAAGCCAAAAGTAAAAGTGAACCACCTGTGAAGAACAAGGATGAACCAGCTTAA
- the LOC129273321 gene encoding stress-70 protein, mitochondrial-like, giving the protein MLTAARIATNCLRGTSGCVKQISQQRHFSSILRSSSCSVLNSDARHHQRHPSRCYASETVRGAVIGIDLGTTNSCVAIMEGKTPKVLENAEGARTTPSVVAFTKDDERLVGMPAKRQAVTNAQNTLYATKRLIGRRFDDPETQKDIGTVSYEIVKASNGDAWVKANDKVYSPSQVGAFVLTKMKETAENYLGTPAKNAVVTVPAYFNDSQRQATKDAGQISGLNVLRVINEPTAAALAYGMDKSGDSIIVVYDLGGGTFDVSVLEIQKGVFEVKSTNGDTFLGGEDFDNALVNFLVKEFKKDSGIDVTKDNMALQRVREAAEKAKIELSSSLQTDINLPYLTMDQSGPKHMNLKLSRAKFESLTEHLIKRTVEPCKKAIQDAEINKSDIKEVLLVGGMSRMPKVQQLVQDLFGRQPSKSVNPDEAVAVGAAIQGGVLAGDVTDVLLLDVTPLSLGIETLGGVFTKLINRNTTIPTKKAQVFSTAADGQTQVEIKVCQGEREMALDNKTLGQFQLVGIPPAPRGVPQIEVTFDIDANGIVNVSARDKGTGKEQQIVIQSSGGLSNDEIENMVRAAEKFAAEDKIKKERVEIVNSAENIIHDTETKMEEFKEQLPEEECSKLKEQIANVKEVLADKDNKSPEDIREASSTLQQASLKLFEMAYKKMASERESSGGSSSSEGSSDSTSDSGSQDQEKKEN; this is encoded by the exons ATGTTGACGGCAGCGAGAATAGCAACTAATTGTCTTCGAGGCACATCAGGTTGTGTGAAGCAGATATCACAACAGAGACATTTTTCCAGCATTTTAAGATCG AGCTCATGCAGCGTATTAAACTCGGATGCCAGGCATCATCAGAGACATCCTTCAAGATGTTACGCTTCAGAAACTGTCAGAGGAGCGGTCATCGGTATAGATCTTGGAACGACAAACTCCTGCGTTGCAATCATGGAAGGGAAAACTCCAAAGGTACTGGAGAATGCAGAAGGAGCAAGAACGACGCCCTCGGTGGTGGCTTTCACAAAGGATGATGAGAGACTTGTTGGTATGCCTGCCAAGAGACAGGCTGTCACAAATGCACAGAACACTCTATATGCCACAAAACGTCTGATTGGAAGAAGATTTGATGATCCTGAAACACAGAAGGACAT TGGAACAGTATCGTATGAAATAGTCAAAGCTTCAAATGGAGATGCATGGGTGAAAGCCAATGACAAGGTCTACTCTCCTAGTCAAGTTGGTGCATTTGTTCTTACTAAGATGAAGGAAACAGCAGAGAACTACCTGGGAACACCAGCTAAGAATGCAGTTGTCACAGTTCCAGCTTATTTCAATGATTCACAAAGACAG GCGACTAAAGATGCTGGTCAGATTTCTGGATTGAATGTTTTGAGAGTTATTAACGAACCTACTGCTGCAGCTCTTGCCTATGGTATGGACAAATCAGGAGATAGCAT CATTGTTGTATATGATCTTGGTGGTGGAACCTTTGATGTGTCTGTGCTTGAGATCCAAAAAGGAGTATTTGAAGTGAAATCAACCAATGGAGATACATTCCTGGGTGGAGAGGACTTTGACAATGCGCTTGTTAACTTCCTTGTTAAAGAATTCAAGAAAGAT TCTGGCATTGATGTGACCAAAGACAACATGGCATTACAGAGAGTAAGGGAAGCAGCTGAGAAGGCCAAGATTGAACTCTCTAGCTCTCTTCAG ACTGATATCAACTTACCATACCTGACGATGGATCAATCAGGGCCTAAACACATGAACCTGAAACTCTCCAGAGCAAAGTTTGAATCTCTGACAGAGCATTTGATCAAGAGGACTGTAGAACCATGTAAAAAAGCCATTCAAGATGCTGAGATCAACAAATCAGATATCAAGGAGGTTCTTCTAGTTGGTGGAATGTCGAGGATGCCCAAG GTTCAACAGCTAGTGCAGGATTTGTTTGGTCGTCAACCAAGTAAATCAGTGAATCCTGATGAAGCGGTTGCTGTAGGTGCTGCTATCCAAGGTGGTGTCCTTGCTGGTGATGTCACTGATGTCCTCCTCCTGGATGTCACTCCACTATCCCTTGGTATTGAGACATTGGGTGGAGTCTTCACCAAACTCATCAACAGGAATACAACCATCCCAACCAAGAAAGCTCAG GTATTCTCAACAGCTGCTGATGGCCAGACTCAGGTAGAGATCAAAGTTTGTcagggagaaagagagatggcACTAGATAATAAAACTCTGGGACAGTTTCAATTG GTCGGTATCCCTCCTGCCCCTCGTGGAGTACCCCAGATTGAAGTGACCTTTGATATTGATGCTAATGGTATTGTGAATGTATCTGCAAGGGATAAGGGAACTGGAAAGGAACAACAGA TTGTAATCCAGTCATCCGGTGGTCTTAGCAATGACGAGATCGAGAACATGGTTAGAGCTGCAGAGAAATTTGCTGCAGAGGACAAAATCAAGAAG GAGCGTGTTGAGATAGTGAACTCAGCTGAAAACATCATCCATGACACTGAGACCAAGATGGAGGAGTTCAAGGAACAGTTACCGGAAGAGGAATGTAGCAAACTCAAAGAACAGATTGCCAATGTCAAGGAAGTCTTAGCCGACAAGGACAACAAGAGTCCCGAAGACATCAGGGAAGCTTCATCTACTTTACAACAAGCATCACTCAAGCTCTTTGAGATGGCTTATAAGAAG atGGCATCAGAGCGTGAATCATCAGGAGGATCATCAAGCTCTGAAGGGAGCTCAGATTCAACCTCGGATTCAGGGAGTCAAgaccaagaaaagaaagaaaactag